One part of the Vicia villosa cultivar HV-30 ecotype Madison, WI linkage group LG6, Vvil1.0, whole genome shotgun sequence genome encodes these proteins:
- the LOC131610974 gene encoding F-box/LRR-repeat protein At1g67190-like — translation MENLPVEVIGIILSCIGSARDIVIASLTCKKWSEAWHNHLHTLSFNTSDCPLYSEICSGHLQMVITCTLFQTKGLQCLTILMDDEHEFAVTPVIAWLMYTRDSLRELRYNVRASFNFNIIEKCSRQRLEVLSLARNSISRVERYHKFPCLVSLSLSFVTVSALDLSLLVSACPKLETFSVVDPDISMSDSQSSLELSSSSLKDIYVDSFGCDKFILEAGSLEKLHLKDCTFDVFELNGKGKLKVLKIDDASVIHLDIGDSTENLEVVDVCNFTIMWPKFYQMIAKASRLNNLRLWGVVFDDEDEVVDIENISVCFPRLTHLSLSYDLKDGVLHYGLQGLSFLMNVTVLELGWTMISDLFSVWVAGLLEGCPNLEKLVVYGYVAEVKTIEECQTFARFSEFMVQLGKKYSHVKFEFEYE, via the coding sequence ATGGAGAATCTACCTGTTGAAGTGATTGGTATCATATTATCCTGTATCGGTTCTGCTAGGGATATTGTGATTGCATCCCTAACTTGCAAAAAATGGAGTGAAGCTTGGCACAATCACCTCCACACTCTTTCATTCAACACATCTGATTGCCCTCTATATAGTGAAATTTGCTCTGGTCATTTGCAAATGGTCATCACTTGTACACTTTTTCAAACCAAAGGGTTACAGTGTTTAACTATTTTAATGGATGATGAGCATGAGTTTGCTGTGACTCCTGTCATTGCTTGGCTTATGTATACAAGGGATTCGTTGCGCGAGCTGCGTTATAATGTGAGGGCATCTTTTAATTTCAATATAATTGAGAAATGCAGCAGGCAGAGGTTGGAGGTTTTGTCGTTGGCTCGGAATTCTATCTCGCGCGTTGAACGGTATCATAAGTTTCCGTGTTTGGTTTCGTTGTCGTTGAGTTTTGTTACTGTATCGGCGTTGGATTTGAGTCTTCTGGTTTCTGCTTGTCCGaagcttgaaactttttctgtaGTTGATCCGGATATCAGTATGTCGGATTCACAGTCTTCCTTAGAGCTTAGTAGCTCTTCTTTGAAGGATATCTATGTTGATTCATTTGGTTGCGATAAGTTTATACTGGAGGCGGGTTCGCTCGAGAAACTGCATCTTAAGGATTGTACCTTTGATGTATTTGAATTGAATGGTAAGGGGAAACTGAAAGTGTTAAAGATTGATGATGCGAGTGTGATCCATCTTGACATTGGGGATAGTACGGAGAATCTCGAGGTTGTTGACGTGTGTAACTTCACAATTATGTGGCCGAAATTCTATCAGATGATCGCGAAAGCGTCGAGGTTGAATAATCTTAGGCTGTGGGGCGTTGTTTTTGATGACGAGGATGAGGTTGTTGATATAGAGAACATTTCTGTTTGTTTTCCTAGACTGACTCACCTTTCCTTGAGCTATGATTTGAAAGATGGAGTGCTTCATTATGGCTTGCAGGGTTTGTCTTTTCTGATGAATGTGACTGTGTTGGAACTTGGATGGACTATGATCAGTGATCTTTTCTCAGTTTGGGTGGCTGGACTCTTGGAAGGATGTCCAAATCTAGAAAAGTTGGTTGTTTATGGTTATGTTGCTGAGGTTAAAACAATTGAAGAGTGTCAAACTTTTGCTAGATTTTCTGAATTCATGGTTCAACTAGGAAAGAAATATAGTCATGTAAAGTTTGAGTTTGAGTATGAGTAG
- the LOC131610975 gene encoding protein ABSCISIC ACID-INSENSITIVE 5, with protein sequence MMVREGEMNWQQGEVESLQREEEAIRNDVNNVMSSSLGRQSSSIYSLTLDEFQHSLCESGKNFGSMNMDEFLSSIWNAEENQQQGASNNNNNLSVIQKGISKQASLPRQNSLSIPAPLCRKTVEQVWSEIHREQQQQQNLHHSNVAHNTESTPRQPTFGEMTLEDFLVKAGVVREQQSAMQVPIVPPAVSSHRPQQHYTAMYPNNTATMAQAAPFAIGGGGGNVVVPTYQAVAQGGGAIGEPSGSGYAATGKRDNIGTGYPAPPAVCYGGRGVGGYGVPVAQTMGMGGPVSPVSSDGIGNENSGGQFGLDMSGLRGRKRMGDGPVERVVERRQRRMIKNRESAARSRARKQAYTVELEAELNQLREENSQLKQALAELELRRRQQCLEETNTTVQTKAQKAREKLRGLRRNTSCHL encoded by the exons ATGATGGTAAGGGAGGGAGAGATGAATTGGCAACAAGGGGAGGTGGAATCGTTGCAGCGGGAGGAAGAAGCGATTAGAAACGATGTTAACAATGTCATGTCTTCGTCGCTCGGAAGACAGTCATCGTCGATATATTCGCTCACCTTGGACGAGTTTCAGCATAGTTTATGTGAGAGTGGGAAGAATTTCGGGTCGATGAATATGGATGAGTTTCTGAGTAGTATTTGGAATGCAGAAGAAAACCAACAACAAGGTGCTTcgaataataataacaacttgTCTGTGATTCAGAAGGGGATTAGTAAACAGGCGAGTCTTCCTCGCCAAAATTCGTTGTCGATTCCTGCACCTCTTTGCAGGAAGACTGTAGAACAGGTTTGGTCTGAGATACACAGAGAACAACAGCAACAGCAAAACCTCCATCACAGCAATGTTGCTCATAATACCGAGTCTACTCCTCGACAACCGACTTTTGGAGAGATGACATTGGAGGATTTCTTGGTGAAAGCAGGTGTGGTTAGGGAACAACAGTCTGCCATGCAGGTTCCAATAGTACCTCCTGCAGTATCATCTCACCGGCCGCAGCAGCATTACACTGCGATGTATCCGAATAACACAGCTACAATGGCTCAGGCTGCTCCTTTTGCTATTGGCGGAGGCGGTGGGAATGTGGTTGTGCCAACTTACCAAGCGGTGGCTCAGGGTGGTGGGGCAATCGGAGAGCCTTCGGGTTCAGGCTATGCTGCGACTGGTAAAAGAGATAATATAGGTACTGGATATCCAGCACCACCAGCCGTTTGTTACGGAGGGAGAGGAGTAGGCGGTTATGGAGTGCCAGTGGCACAAACTATGGGAATGGGCGGACCAGTTAGTCCGGTTTCGTCCGACGGGATTGGTAATGAAAATTCGGGTGGTCAATTTGGACTTGACATGAGTGGCTTAAGAGGAAGAAAGAGGATGGGTGATGGTCCTGTTGAAAGGGTAGTGGAGAGAAGGCAGAGGAGGATGATTAAGAATAGAGAGTCAGCAGCAAGATCTAGAGCCAGAAAACAG GCATACACAGTTGAATTAGAAGCAGAACTGAACCAGTTAAGAGAAGAGAATTCTCAACTGAAACAAGCACTG GCCGAACTCGAGCTGAGAAGAAGACAGCAG TGTTTAGAGGAAACAAACACGACGGTTCAAACCAAAGCTCAGAAAGCAAGAGAGAAACTGAGAGGCTTAAGAAGGAATACAAGTTGTCATCTGTGA
- the LOC131615223 gene encoding uncharacterized protein LOC131615223 has translation MEYWNQVAMMRCLWNLSMKMDSLWVKWVHAYYVKNATVWTTNVPAIASWILKDILVRREDVNQHLQIWNDMLSKGKFSMKKLYDHLLQAEDNVNWSHLIQHNVARPRAIVCLWLVCHNRLATKARLKWLGLMQEDCCSLCNDHIEDINHLFINCRITKHIWNEVLNWLEVNHKSTQWQEELNWIIQHTKGKGLCASILKIAIAETVYGIWMYRNERIFGSYTNEDTTKVVHNIIDAIVYRGWLKDKYRRKIALLMM, from the coding sequence ATGGAGTATTGGAACCAAGTTGCAATGATGAGATGCTTATGGAATCTAAGCATGAAGATGGATAGTTTGTGGGTGAAATGGGTGCATGCTTATTATGTGAAGAATGCAACTGTCTGGACTACTAATGTTCCTGCCATTGCATCTTGGATCCTTAAGGATATTTTGGTGAGAAGGGAGGATGTCAACCAGCATTTGCAAATCTGGAATGATATGCTTAGTAAAGGAAAGTTCTCCATGAAGAAATTGTATGATCATCTGTTACAGGCAGAGGACAATGTGAATTGGAGTCACCTCATTCAGCATAATGTTGCTCGTCCTAGGGCTATTGTGTGTCTCTGGCTTGTGTGCCATAATAGGCTGGCTACGAAAGCAAGGCTGAAATGGCTTGGGCTTATGCAGGAGGATTGTTGTAGTCTGTGTAATGATCACATAGAGGACATCAATCATTTGTTCATCAATTGTAGAATCACTAAACACATATGGAATGAAGTGCTAAATTGGCTCGAGGTGAATCACAAATCGACTCAATGGCAAGAGGAGCTGAACTGGATCATTCAACATACCAAAGGAAAAGGATTATGTGCTAGTATTCTGAAAATTGCTATTGCTGAAACTGTGTATGGCATATGGATGTATCGTAACGAGAGAATCTTCGGTTCTTATACGAATGAAGACACTACCAAAGTTGTTCACAATATTATAGATGCCATAGTGTATAGAGGATGGCTTAAAGATAAGTATAGGAGAAAGATAGCTTTGCTCATGATGTAA